In Sphingomonas sp. PAMC26645, one DNA window encodes the following:
- a CDS encoding RNA polymerase sigma factor: protein MPAILHQIKSCKGAPSEDWRAIAATLSRYVRARTNRTDVVEDVVQETLSRLVHQSRVQTLVSVYALGFRIAANLLIDHHRRDSRYVAEREEEPVSHAPLPDRVLVGRQEVAILRQALAAMPPLRRDVLVRRRLQGQSCAAIARDLGLSPKAVEKHITRGLADLHKAMPGEACASGNVR, encoded by the coding sequence ATGCCCGCCATACTGCACCAGATTAAGAGCTGTAAGGGAGCTCCTTCTGAGGATTGGCGCGCAATCGCTGCGACGCTGAGCCGGTACGTGAGGGCGCGCACCAACCGGACCGACGTGGTCGAGGACGTCGTGCAGGAGACACTGTCGCGGCTGGTGCACCAGAGTCGCGTGCAGACACTAGTGAGCGTCTATGCGTTGGGCTTCCGGATCGCTGCGAACTTGCTGATCGACCATCATCGCCGCGACAGCCGCTATGTCGCCGAACGCGAGGAAGAGCCCGTCAGCCATGCGCCGTTGCCCGATCGGGTGCTGGTCGGTCGGCAGGAGGTCGCGATCTTGCGGCAAGCACTGGCGGCGATGCCGCCGCTGCGCCGCGACGTGCTTGTCCGTCGGCGATTGCAGGGGCAGAGTTGTGCCGCGATAGCGAGGGATCTGGGGTTGAGCCCGAAGGCGGTAGAGAAGCACATTACGCGTGGCCTGGCAGACCTCCACAAGGCGATGCCGGGAGAGGCGTGCGCTTCTGGAAATGTGCGATGA
- a CDS encoding FecR domain-containing protein, translating to MNRESQIAEEAAAWIDRINQPVFDAAAGPAFDAWMAASARHREVFADLQALWQSEALVEALNHAESAPAAGLAPLASGARPRRTWRTLPQFAAAACALLLAIVLILPALSTTTYRTLAGKSKSVVLADGSRIDMSGDTELRVQILPWKRNAELVRGEVYFDVRHESARTFRVESGSTTVRVLGTAFNVDRQGPTRTAVAVYRGAVEVGVADQADLVLRKGDGARVVDGHVTAQPRIAVSVPDWKSGWFEASDIPLGVLIGKVQRYSARPILLQDAALQALPISGRFHVSDTDRVLKAVETAYHVDVAYGPKTIAIRPAGNADR from the coding sequence ATGAACCGTGAGAGCCAGATCGCGGAGGAAGCAGCCGCCTGGATCGACCGTATCAACCAGCCGGTATTCGACGCCGCTGCGGGGCCAGCCTTCGATGCTTGGATGGCAGCGTCGGCACGTCATCGGGAGGTCTTTGCCGATCTGCAGGCGTTGTGGCAGTCCGAAGCGCTAGTCGAAGCGCTAAACCACGCTGAAAGCGCACCCGCCGCCGGGCTCGCGCCACTGGCATCGGGCGCGCGACCCCGGCGGACGTGGCGCACCCTCCCGCAGTTCGCGGCGGCGGCCTGCGCGCTGCTGCTCGCGATCGTACTGATCTTGCCAGCCTTGTCGACGACGACCTATCGTACCCTGGCCGGCAAGAGCAAATCCGTTGTTCTGGCGGACGGTTCTCGCATCGACATGAGCGGCGATACCGAGCTTCGCGTGCAGATCTTGCCGTGGAAACGCAACGCCGAGCTCGTGCGAGGCGAAGTGTATTTCGACGTTCGCCATGAAAGTGCCCGAACTTTCCGGGTCGAGAGCGGCTCCACTACGGTGCGCGTCCTGGGCACGGCGTTCAACGTCGATCGCCAGGGTCCGACGCGGACCGCCGTCGCAGTGTATCGCGGCGCGGTGGAGGTCGGCGTGGCCGATCAGGCCGACCTCGTGCTGCGCAAGGGCGACGGCGCGCGCGTCGTGGACGGCCATGTCACGGCGCAACCGCGTATCGCGGTCAGCGTGCCCGACTGGAAGTCCGGATGGTTCGAGGCGTCCGATATTCCGCTCGGGGTGTTGATCGGCAAGGTGCAACGGTATTCGGCGCGGCCGATCCTGTTGCAGGATGCCGCCCTACAGGCGCTCCCGATCAGCGGACGCTTCCATGTTTCGGATACCGACCGCGTGCTGAAGGCGGTGGAGACTGCCTATCACGTCGACGTCGCTTATGGTCCGAAAACGATCGCCATCCGTCCCGCAGGCAACGCGGACCGATAG